AGCCTCTGGTTACAACATTTTGGTCAACAAATCAATAcgtaaccttgttttatgtgtgtctCGGTTTAAAGACACCTTACTCAAAATATATGGTTGATTCACTAATGTTGAACTcagccaacagcactataacGCATGCCTGAAGGAAGCTTATATAACACACCGGTTTCTCCAGAAGACACACGACAGCCTTCAGGTGCTCAGGAACATTAGACCACACTTCAGGACTATACTTGGGTTTGTTAAACAGCAATGTCACACCCAAAAATTGGCACGGAATAGAGCCACAAAAACGACACTTGTATAGAGGATGAGAGCTGAGCTTAAACAAGAAGGCAAAGAACTGCCCGGTCCAACCTCGGCTGGGAGCGTGTGTCAGGGGACTcaaatttttcatctttctgtgCATGCCCAAGAATGCCCAGGGAGAGTACCCCAAGTATTGATTTTGGGAGTTACtaataaattttagcaagcaGGTGAATTCACAAACATGGAATTCATCAATAAGCAGATCAACTGTAATTAGTATCATGTGTGTTGAGTGTGAGAAGGGATTTTTCCCCCCCAACAGGAGCCATGAGATTATACCGTGTAGAAAAAGCGAGCCTAGGAAAGGGAATTATAAGAGACTTGAAGGATGCATCAGCTTGAAGCAAGGAGGGTGGAAAGAGGGTTACAGAGCAGTGGTCAGTGAAAACAGGTGCAAAAACCCTGgagggagaaaaaacaagaagGGAGAAATTCATCTGCAATTTCTCAAAGACCTGTGTAGAATCTCCTGGGTCTAGAAAGCAGGAAGCTTCCAATGAGAGGACAGAGGTGCAATAGATTCCTGCTGATTAAGAAGACGCCggcaacaactccccatttcccactcccccaccccaagctcctggtaaccaccgtTCTAGTCTCTGCTTCTAAAAGTTGGAGTCTTTTCAGTACCTCACAGACGTGGAATCTTGCTGTATTTTCCTTCTGGCAGCGGTTTACTTCACCTAGGATAATGTTCTCCAGCGTCATCCACGCTGTcacacaaatggcaggatttccttcttttttaaggctgaataaagTCCTATTGCATGTATCTCCCACGGTGTAAAGtgtcagttatgcaagatgaatcaGTTCTGGGGATCTGCCCTACAGCAAAGTGCCCATATTCATCAAAACTGTATAGTACCCTGAAAATTTTAAGAGGATGGGTGTCATGTTAAAAGTTcctactacacacacacatacacaggacacacacacacaggacacaaagaaacttttggaggtgcTGGCTATGTCTATTcccttgattgtggtgtatgcctgtgtccaaactcatcaagttacATATCTTAAAATATGTGCAGTGTTTTTTCGTATATTAATATACCTCAGAAAAGCTGGTTGTTTCTACCTACCCCACGACTTTAAATCAATcacaataaagctgttcttttaaaaaagaaaagaaaaaccaaaggaaGGGAAAGTTCAGAGCCCCAGAGAAACGAGACGTGCCTTACCAAGCCGACTTCTAATCTCACACACGTTTCTAGACGGCGGAGGCAGGGAACCTCAAAGTCAACTCCACGCCCTCCCCAGCCTGTGATTGGCCCGCGGGTCCCTCTGGCTCCTATCAGGTCTGTCTCCGGACCTCCCGCCCCCTCTGTTGCAGCGTGTCTGGGGATAGGGCAAGAAGCCACCAAGACCCAGCTGCTACAGGTAATTGCAGAGTCCTTCTCTTTTAGGTGTAAATCATCCGCACCTgggagaggagaggcagagatgggtTTCTAATTAAAACCCATCGGATGTAAATGGAATCTTCCACTTTAGCCAAAGGCCACTGATGTAGATACCTCTCCTACCATCTGAGGGGTCTTGTAGAACAATGAACGACGAGAGGAATCAAGAGTGCCTGAGgcctcagatatagagaacagactagtggttgccaagggggaggtgaggtgggggagggaaggattgggtgtttggggttagcagatgcagactattatatattgaatggataaacaacaaggtcctactgtatagcacagggaactatattcaatttcctgggataaaccatcatggaaaagaatattaaaaagaatgtatatatatgtataactgaatcactttgccatacagcagaaattaacacagcattgtacatcaactacaataaaatttttaaaaagtgtccttGAGGCCTGAAAACCACAGAGGCAACCGCATCTAGGGACCATTTCTTCTCCCAATGCCAGGAAAACCACCCATGAAGCCGTTCCATCATAAACACGGAGGCTTTTCCACTGAAGTCAGGAACGAGACAGATAGTCTCATGGCCACCACTAACTAACATCCTGTTGGAGGTTTTAGCCAATTAAATTAGCAATTTTAACTACAATTGTAACTAATTTAACTCACCCCTGGAGGGAATTAGGCTTCCTGGCTCCTGTCAGAAATATCTcccaaagcagaaggaaaatgcaCTTGGTCTGCCCCACCTTCCAACTTAATAGGCTCTGGGGATCCAGGAAGTTGACAATTGTAactaattttaaagttaaatcgGCAATTAGGAAGCAAGTAGAGAAAGGcataagaattggaaaggaaCAGGTAAAACTATATGTGCAGATGACTTGATTACATTTCAGAAAACCCAAAAGACCCCATGGAAATCTACTAccaatatatgtgtttatatagatgtctgtgtgtgtgtgtgtgtcattttccTACATGCTCTGTCTCTGAGTCTCCTTTGACAGGGCCTATTGCTTTGGGACCCACATTAGGTCCTGGTGATACTGAAACCCCCCCTTTTGCTTAGTAAGATTACATTCCAAATAGGGGAGATGCTCATGTGAACAAGATCATCCAATTAATTGCTGTAGATGTTTTCCGTTGGATGCAGCACCTTTGGGCTGACAACAGTGTTAGCCCTCTGTGAGTTTGGGGAACACTCCAAACCTGTAATTTTCTAAAGTTGCTTGTTCTTCTGAATCTCAGAGGTAGGGGAGCAGATCCTTCACAAATTGGAAGCACCTGTGAGAATAAGCTTTGTGGCCCAATTCCTCTGACCGAGGATGCTAAATGCTTTCAAATCCGTGCCATGAAGAAGAATGACAACGCACCAGCCCAGCCAATGGGAAGGGGGGATGCACGTTGCCCAGAACCCCAGAGCCTATTAAGGTGGAACGTGGGGCAGACCAAgtgctttttctttctgctttgggAGATGTTTGTGACAGGAAGGAGACAGGAAGCCTAATTCCCTTCAGCGGTGAGTGGTGGTattgttttcctctctcttctatcTCCTATTTTTCCACATCACTTTCTTACAGTTACTATATCAGATACTTGAGTTCACCAGGTCCAGTTGGGCtcagtttattcttctttttccagttccttgaggtgtagagttaggttgtttgagacctttcttttttcttaatgtagactttttctttttgctcaaaTATCAGAATAACAGAATCAAGAGTGGAGGTGAAGTTTAAGTAGCGTGGCTACTAGAGGTGGTCGTCATCCACAGGGAGCTTGCAATTCTCCAAAACCACTGCAGTCAATTGAAGGAGATAAAACTTTGAGTCAGTGCCCAATACATGGTGACTTAAGTATACAGGAAGTTCTCGGGTGATGGAGACGAGAGTTAACAGAtgataatacataaaaaagataaCTCAGAGAAGCAATAGGATACGAGTAGTAGGTAGACCAAGGCGAAAGCCCCACTCCCCCTAgtgacttcattcttttctcctccaCATTCCACTTTTTACACACAATAAACACGATGGacgaagacaaaagaaaaacatatggtggagaagatgcaagaagatGCATAGAAGGGAATAAACCTTTGATTCCAGGTGCTTTTTATAAATTCCCATTGAGCCTTTAAAATAATCACAGTATAGAAGGAAGCCCTGAGTCATTGTTAGCTATGATGAACCAGGCACTGTCTTAAATGTACTTGTGGGTGTATCTCTTTGAGAATCCTCACAACCCCAAGAGCACATATGATAAGATCCCAGTatcagagatgagaaaagagtCACAAAGAGGCTCTGcaattttcccaaagtcacctTGCTAATAAGTGGCATAGAgaattaaaaactacaaaatggtTTTGAGTCTAAACACTGAGCCCCAATACTGGAGGGGCTCCCAGGTTTTTCCGCAGGCCAGAGAATCtttgaggaagggagggaagaggataGCCAGCACATGGTATGCTCCATCCAATATGGATTACATAAATCTGTCCCCTGGGGCGGTGTTTTCACGTTCTTGTAACTTCATGTCTCCCCAGGTCGCGTCTCTTCTCTCCTCCAACTGGTCCTCCTTGTCGCTGGCGCTGAGGTTCTTGGCCTTGAGTAACGATGAGCGATGTGAACTGGAGTTCTgactcttcctcctgcccctcctcctctccttcccccccttccttctcctctcactccccttcttccttctcatcctcttcctcctccaccttcccTTTCAAAGACGGAGTCATGCTGTACATGGTCTACTTAAGCAAGGAGAATCTACAGAGGTTCAAGCAGCTTTTAGTGGAAGAGAGCCCCAGACCTGGCTCTCTCCAGATCAGCTGGGACCAGCTGAAGACAGCCCAGTGGGGGGAGGTGGTTCACCTCCTAATTGAGTGCTTCCCTGGACGCCTAGCTTGGGAGGTGACTCACGACATCTTCGCCAAGATGAACCAGGCAGAACTGTGTCTTCGGGTACAGATGGAGCTGAATGGTGAGTAAGAATCTGGTATACAAGATGGGGTTGGGCTTGGGTGCTACAGAGCTAAACGCTTCACTAGCCactcctatatatatatacactatatttacactttattttcttatacatctaaatatacacatacatagatacatatacatatatgcacataaatacatgtatattaaagcgtttatttattttttatttcttttgactatggttttattttttaatttggaaattgGCTCCCTTTTTCATTGACGTATAGTTGACttagtgttgtgctagtttcagatgTACTGCACAGTAattcgtgtatatatatatgtatgaatatatatatatattctttttcacattctttccattatagattattataaaatattgagtagagttccctgtgctatacagtaggatattgttgtttattttattattttttaaatttttattggagtatagttgatttacagtgttgtgttagtttcagtttcaGGTGttagtacagcaaagtgaatcagttatacatatacatatatccactcttttttagattcttttcccatataggccattacagagtactgagtagacttccctgtgctatacagtaggtccttattagttatctgttttatatatagtagtgtgtatatgtcaatcccaatctcccaatttatccctccccataccttttccctttggtaaccataagtttgttttctatgtgtgtgggtctattcctgttttgtaaataagttcatttgtatcatttttttagattccacatatctctaattccatccatgttgctgcaaatggcattatttcattctttcttatggctgagtactattccattgtatatatgtaccacatcttttttccccattcatctgtcaatggacatttaggttgcttcctaaATGCACACGTGTATATTAAAGTGTTtctgtgttttacatatatatgtgtgtgtgagtgcagtGTTTGGCTGGGCTGTACATTTATATGTTATTAAACACCCTCCTAAGGACCTTCTGACACAGCACCATTTTCTCACTTCCTAACATCGCGATGGGAGGTCTAGGTAATCTTCTTCTCCCTGAACTAAGGTGGTGAGAGAATGAGACTCGTGAATGACATGGCCGCCGCTATCCTAAACGGTCCTGTTACCTCCGTGTTGCTCTCCCTGTTCTGTCCACATTTTCATTCCAGTGAGGGGCTCCTTTGTTTGTCTGTTCCAGACATTTTACCTAACTTGGAACCAGAGGCCTTGAACCcaagagaaacacaaatgaacTTGGAGGAAGATGAGTCTGGTATGTGCTGGCCCTGTGCAGGTTCTGGTGGGAAACAGGCTATGGGTGGGGATGAGAAGCCCCGTCCCCAAGGCAAGGCAGGTTGTAAATGAGTATGTCTAGTGTCCCTTCTGTGAAGCAGAACTTCAGAAAAAAGAGCAGCTGGGCACTCACCTGAGCAGGAAGTCCAGCCACCGACCCAGCTGGATGCAGGGGCTCAGGCTACTTCCTCAAGACATcgcttctctccctccttccactgGATTCAGTCTTGAGTGGTCCCTCCTCTGCACACTGGCCGTTTCTGCCACCAGCTGCCCTTAGCAACACCAGCAGGAAAAAAGAGTGCTTATTTCTCGTTTTTCCAACACAAGTCCTGGAGCTCACTCCCTTGAATGAACCGAGACCACGAGCTCCTCGATCAATGACATGGTGAAATGCTCTGGTGGGTGGCCGTTGCTTCATGTGCTTATGAGGCAGCTTAATGGTAGGTCCAGCCACTGTCCCAAGTAACGGCCGGAGAGTGGGAAGGGGGCGGTTCTCCAAAAAATTTAGGGTGCTGTTGCCAGGCTAGGAATGGTCAGTAGGTAGGCAAACACAGCAGCTGTCTTaatccatccctccttccccatctccaTTATCCGGGACCATCGAAGTAGgattctagggaattccctggggggtccagtgattaggactcagcgctttcactgccgagggcccaggttccatccctggtcggggaaactgagatcccacaagccgtgtgacgcagccaaaataaaatttaaaaaatatattttttaatttaaaaaatacaaataacatagaTAAAGCTACCCCAGCCATCTTCTGAGAATTAAGAAATAGGAAGTAGAGACCAAAAGAACTGCGGTGCCAATAGAAGCTATGGGGTCACTGAACCAATTTCCAGAGCTTTATAACCGCCCCCCACTTCTTATGTAATGAGCAGTTCTTGCTTTGTCTAAGCCACTTCAAGTTGTCTGTTCTGTCCCTTGCAGCTTCTTAATTGAGGCACTGCTCTCCGGAAACGTGCGCGATTGATGCACTGTGTCCTGGAGCTGGATGTAGACATCAAGGCTCGTTTTCCGGTTGTTCAGTTAGTTCTCACAAACAACTGACGTTGTACCCCGTATCTCTCCCATCTCATTCATCCAGATAAATTACGGGAGTACAGACTGCACTTGATGAATGAATATTCGACCCTATGGAACAGGACCGCTTGGCCTGGGAACCACACGGACTTCTTTTACCAAGACCTACACAGAGAAGAGACATTCTTACCCTGTCTACTTCTTCCCAGAAAACCTCAAGGAAGACAGCCCAAGACTGTGGTTCTTCAGGGGGTCGCCGGGGTTGGAAAAACAAGCCTGGCCAAAAAAGTGATGTTAGAATGGGCAGAAAACAAGTTCTACGCCCACAAGCTCTGGAACGCTTTCTACTTCCATTGCCAGGAGATGGGCCAGTTGAACGAGCAGAGCTTCGCTGAGCTCATTGCACGCAAGTTGTCCGGGTCTCGGGCTCTGGCGTCCAAGATCATATCCAAAGCAGACCAGCTTCTGCTCCTCTTTGATGGCTTCGAGGAACTAACCTCAACCCTCATAGATAGACCAGAGGACCTGAGTGAAGACTGGAGCCAGAAGGTGCCCTGGTCTGTCCTCCTGACCAGTTTGCTGAGCAAAAGAATGCTTCCCGGGGCCACGCTAATCATCTTCCTGAGGTTCACCTCTTGGAAGAACTTGAATCCCTTTCTGAAATGCCCGTCTCTGATAACCCTTACAGGGTTTAGTGTGCCTGAGAGATCCAGGTATTTCAGGACGTACTTCAGAAACAAGAGCGAAGCTGATGAAGCCTTGAGTTTTGTCATGGGAAACACGATTCTCTTCTCCATGTGCCAGGTGCCTGTCATCTGCTGGATGGTATGTTCTTGTCTGAAACAGCAGATGGAGAGAGGAGCAAATCTCCTGCACACATTTCCAAACGCCACAGCTGTATTTGTCCACTATCTTTCCAGCTTGTTTCCAACCAGGGTTAGAAACCTTTTCAATAAGACTCACCAAGAACAGTTGAAAGGTCTGTGCTCCTTGGCCGCAGAGGGCATGTGGGAAAGGAGATGGGTGTTTAATAAGAGAGACCTCAGCCTGGCCAGACTGGATGAAACGGACGTCGAGACTTTTCTCAGCGTGAATATTTTTCGAAGGGTGGTGGGCAACAAAGACCTTTACGCCTTTGTCCACTTGAGCTTTCAGGAATTTTTTGCCGCCTTGTTGTATGTTCTCTGCTTCCCACGAAGACTCAGAAATTTCCATGTGTTGGACCGGTTCCACATCCTACGCCTGATAGCACATCCCGGAAGAAAGAGAAACCATCTCGCCCAGATGGCGCTTTTTTTATTTGGCCTTTTAAACGACACGTGCGCTCTAGCCGTGGAGCAGGTGTTCAGATGCAAGGTGTCCTTGGGCAACAAGAAGAAATTGCTGAAAGTCGCAGCCCAGCGCCATGAATGTGACCCACCAACCCCGCACCACGGGGTCCCACAGCTATTCAACTGTCTGCATGAAATCCGGGAGGAGGTATTTGTGAGTCAGATCCTAAATAACTGTCGTAAAGCTACTTTGGTCATCAGCAGAAGCAAAGACGTGCAAGTGTCTGCCTTTTGCCTTAAGTTCTGTGGACGTTTGCAGGAGTTAGAGCTGACTGTCACCCTGATCATCACCAAAGCGAGCAGCCTCTACCCGGAtccccttcctgcctctgggTAAGTGCGCCCATCTCTCCCTTGGTAGAGTCACGGTCCTGTCGGGGACCTTGCCTACCATCTCCTGGGCAGCTAGGGCGACCACCTCCGTCTTGAGGGGATCCCATGCGCATGGGACTTTCAGTCTTAAAAACAGAACACaacgtaaaatagagagctaCTGGGacgcagccgcatagcacagagagatcagctcggtgctttgtgaccacctggaggggtgggataaggagaatgggagggagatgcaagagggaggagatatggggatataggtatatgtatagctgattcactttgttatacagcagcaactaacacaccattgtaaagcaattatactccaataaagatgttaaaaacaaacaaacagaaggtGTTCCTGGGGTGCCGATTTCCATGCTAAAACTGGGAGAATCCTGGAAACAAACAAGAGGAGTGGTTCACCTACCTGGCCTCTATGCTTCACACCCTCTTTCCCATGTATGTGGGGACTCCGTTTCATCTATCACCCCAGTTCTGTACATCATAAGCCTTTTAGTCTCTAAGGAAGTGCTGTCCAACGAGACTTTCTATGATGGGGAAGAATGAAGGGGGAAATTAGAGGTACTCCCAGAGCCAAAGACAGTACGTGCTGATCTTGCTCTGGATTTTGGATTCTGCGCTCaccatgcccctcccccatccccaaaaaagaaagaataattttccCTTATTCTGTTCCTATatagagttttttctttttagtaacaATTTCATATGCACAGAGTAAGAATATGGATTATATTTTGCATCCTAATCTCTGCCCCCATATAAATCCTAAGTGATTAAAAGGCAACTCCCTTTCTCCCTAAGTCATAGGAAAATAGAAGTGAGGCCACGAGCCTTCCTGGGATGAAATGACAAATCCTGTAACAGTTCTGCTGGGCATCTTCTTAAATGAGGGCATCTTATGACAGTCATAAAGGGGTCTGTGGTCATAAGGAAGCCCTGGGTTTGCTGGTAGGTTTTCTCAAGCTTAATCTCTAACGATgagcccttttctctttttctcccacaCAGACCAGAGGGCAGTGATAGGTGTTATCTCTGGTGGCAAGACTTCTGCTCTGTGTTTAGGACACATGAGAGTTTGGAAGTCCTGGCTGTGACAAACAGTACTATGGATCCTGATTCAGTGAAGGTCCTCTCTACAGCACTGAAACATCCACACTGTAAACTCCAAAAACTGATGTGAGTATAAAACACATCCTAGTTGGAAGGAATTCCATGGAAACAGTCTGTTTCCCTCTCTGCTCACGCTAGGCGTGCTGAAGGCATCTGCGTCCATAGGTTTTTTTCCTAgtcttactgagatataattgacatataacactgtaggTTTAAGTtttacagcataatgacttgacatacatctattgcaaaatgatgaccacagtaagtttagttaacaacCATCACTTCATACAGTTACCAAAATGTTCTTTCCTAGTGATTGAATGGTCTACTCTCTTACCATCTTTCAAATCTACCACACAgcattgttaactacagtcaccccagcacttatttgtcttataattggaagtttgtaccttctgaccaccttcactcaattcccccacccccgcctctgacAACCTAAATCTGATCCCTTTGTCTATGAGTTtcgttattttttagattccacatgtaagtgaggttgtttctctaaagaagacatacacatggccaacaggctcatgaaaagaggctcaacgtCACTAaacattagaggaaaaaaaaaacattagaggAATGcagatgaaaaccacaatgacatatccTCACACCTGTCATCAGAAACACAAGAGATAATACGTGTTGGTGAGGAGGCAGGGAAAAGAGAACCCCagtgcactgttggtgaaaaCGTGAATTGgcggccactgtggaaaacagcatggaggttcctcaaaaaactaaaactcctAGTTGTTTTTACTGCTCGAATCGTCATGTGCTAAGCAGGTACTTAGTATGGTGTACCACTGCATTCCTTTGAGGTAAGTACTGttatcctgatttttttaaaagggagaaccagagaggttaagtgacttgtctgagatcacacagctggtaagcttTGGGGAACGCTCTCCACCTCAGGTGGTCTGAGGCTCGCCTCCTCCATCACCACACCCCACTTCTGTGATGCCTCACGCTTAGCAGGCCCCTGCGTGTCACAGGTCAAGATTTCCATGAAAGAGGGAAGAAGGTGAGCCAGATCCAACTGCAGTTTGGCAAGCTCTACGAAATGAAAAATGCACGTGCACCTTGACCCCAAGGTCCACATTTTTAAATCCACCCAAggtaaatacatatgcacatactCGGAGGAATGGTTGAGAACATCACTGCAACATTAtcttcaatagcaaaaaacataCAGACATTTATGTGGCACTCACCCTCTGCTGGGCTCTCTTAGGTCCAGCACTGTGTTTCAGTGCTCTTAAAACTCACAAGCATCCTAAAGAAGTAGGTATTTCATGAGGAAGCTAGGGCACGAGGTTACACAGCTGGTACCTAATTGGAATACAGATTTAAACTCCAGAATCAGTGGCTGCAGGATCAGTTCTCTTAGCTACTACCTTATACACCCTCTCCCTACGGTTTTTAAAACCCAGAAACTCAATACTTCATCAAAATTCCTTGAAATAGCCCACTTGACCAGTATCCGACCTATTTTCTCTCCTGTTATTATAATGATTATCATTaactcccatttttttaaaaagactttttttgatgtggaccaattttttttaagtctttattgaatttgttacactattgcttctgttttatgttttgcttttctggccgcaaggcatgtgggaatctttgctctcggaccagagatcgaacccacaccccctgcattggaaggtgaagtcttaacccctggaccacccgggaagtccctagCTCCCATTTTTTTAGTGCCTCCCTTTCTACATCAAGCCCTATGCAGAACCTCTTAGAGGCATCACTTGTGTTCATTCTCGCGACCGTCCTAAGTGGAAAATGTCATGAGCTCTCTCGAGGACGTGAAATGAAGCTTGGGGAGATTAAGTGGCTCACGTAAGGTCGTCCAACTAGGAGGCTGAGCTGAGAAGAGAATCCAGTTTGGAGCCCTGGGCTGCACAGAAAGGGACCTCATGCATTTATGGACTGATTGAACGAAGAAGAACTAATTAGCAAATGGGGAAATGTTGGTCAAAATGtactacaaacttccagttaaacaTTGAATActttctggggatctaatgcacagcatggtgaccatagttaacaatactgtatggtatacttgaaagttgctaagagaatagatcttcaATGTT
This region of Balaenoptera acutorostrata chromosome 19, mBalAcu1.1, whole genome shotgun sequence genomic DNA includes:
- the NLRP8 gene encoding NACHT, LRR and PYD domains-containing protein 8, whose product is MSDVNWSSDSSSCPSSSPSPPSFSSHSPSSFSSSSSSTFPFKDGVMLYMVYLSKENLQRFKQLLVEESPRPGSLQISWDQLKTAQWGEVVHLLIECFPGRLAWEVTHDIFAKMNQAELCLRVQMELNDILPNLEPEALNPRETQMNLEEDESDKLREYRLHLMNEYSTLWNRTAWPGNHTDFFYQDLHREETFLPCLLLPRKPQGRQPKTVVLQGVAGVGKTSLAKKVMLEWAENKFYAHKLWNAFYFHCQEMGQLNEQSFAELIARKLSGSRALASKIISKADQLLLLFDGFEELTSTLIDRPEDLSEDWSQKVPWSVLLTSLLSKRMLPGATLIIFLRFTSWKNLNPFLKCPSLITLTGFSVPERSRYFRTYFRNKSEADEALSFVMGNTILFSMCQVPVICWMVCSCLKQQMERGANLLHTFPNATAVFVHYLSSLFPTRVRNLFNKTHQEQLKGLCSLAAEGMWERRWVFNKRDLSLARLDETDVETFLSVNIFRRVVGNKDLYAFVHLSFQEFFAALLYVLCFPRRLRNFHVLDRFHILRLIAHPGRKRNHLAQMALFLFGLLNDTCALAVEQVFRCKVSLGNKKKLLKVAAQRHECDPPTPHHGVPQLFNCLHEIREEVFVSQILNNCRKATLVISRSKDVQVSAFCLKFCGRLQELELTVTLIITKASSLYPDPLPASGPEGSDRCYLWWQDFCSVFRTHESLEVLAVTNSTMDPDSVKVLSTALKHPHCKLQKLIFRHVSPLVLNEDLIRVLVENQYLRYLEIQDTEVRCQVMEFLCNALKHPQCFLQCLRLEDCPFSPRNWADLARNLKNNVHLKTLMLKRSSLERFEPCHHLPVAQLEKLSLENCDLTSLSCKSLISSLTSNKNLTHLSLAKNALKDDGAKQLWNALQCSQYPLQRLVLRNCALTSECCRDMASALDKNKTLRSLDLGFNSLKDDGVILLCQALMNPDSGLQILELEKCLFTSVCCRAMASVLLNNQTLGYLDLSKNDIGFGGILLLREAVRKRKWGSEVSLEKKQSDGVDMMRRLEGPVVNNKILKIVQDWKDECCDKAEWTN